TactttttgtgacatttttgtttggtGTGATTTTCCCCGTGTTAAATAAGTGGATCACAAAGACAACGCTGTAGCCATGGTGACCCGGACACGATGCTGCTACTGGAGAACCAGCCAGGCTTCCGTCGGGACGCAGCAggacgtttgtgtgtttgtcctgtgGTTTGTGCTCATAGGGTGTGATGACAGCAGAACAAGTGAGTAATGAACAGGAGGGCGTGTGAAGCTAAATGGATCCTTCTGTTGGTGAACAGCTTCTCGTGCTACACGTGTCATCTGACTAGTTCAGGTTATGTTTGACTCCTCTGTTGCACCACAACAGATTCACGGGTCATTCCTCTTGTGTTTCCGACACGGCAGATGCTCCGTGTTTGTTGTAGTAGTTATTCATTGGTTTCACCATGGTAACCACGGTAGCCATAAAATCAACCAGTGTAAAAATCTTAGGATTGTAACCTCCACATGCAATGAGGTGATTTCTGTGTGATCCACGTGTGCATGAGCGTATCTGGTCAGTGTACGTCATGTGGTCTGCGTGTTCTGCCCTCTGGGCCCACCCTCCTGCCACACTGCTGACCTGCGTCCCACGAAGGTGTCGTGACTTCAGCTGGAGATGTTTTGTTAGCAGCATCAGCTGTaatcttggggggggggggggtctatgaCTGTTTCCCCTAAACCGCTCATCTGCTTCAACAGTGAGTTCCTGGGAGTCATGTCTACACGCTGGTGCAATGTGCTTGTGACACGCTCAATATTAACACAAGACATAGCCGACACGTACACTACCTCTAGAGCACTGGTTAACACTACGTCAGAAACACACCATTAGATGTGGATCCAgataaaaattacaattaatttGTAATAACTTCTTCAGCATTACATGAAAATGTCTATCTGAATATTTCCCTTACACCACAAACGGATAAAGATCAGGAAAGTACCTTTAAAGTCTTTGGTGTGGATTTGATGCCGGTATGAACCTTTAACATTTCTACCAGTTCCACAAAAAATGTCATGATGATGTTTTAATGAGAAGCTCCTGACCCTGTCCTACGTTTGTAGTGATTGGTTAGTTAATTATTTGAATGGGTATAGAAACCACGGCATCAGACACAATCAAACCTGTAAACAGAACAAGTCCACAGACGGCGTTCAGACGGTCCTCCATCACTGTCATCTCAGTAACTTTAATCGGAGCGGAAAAtaatttggtgtgtgtgtgtgtgtgtgtgtgtgtgtgtatctgtagtaattattataattgttcATAAAAAATTGAAGAGAAGCGACGCAGATGGATTCCACATTCTAATGACCCCCCCTGCAACCCATTTGCACCAATCACAGGAGGATTCTCACACATGGAACCAAACAGACTCACTGTTACGTGGCGTTGTCAATTAAACGTCCCATCATCCGTCTCCTTGTGTCTGATTCTGTCTGATTGCAGTCACTAAAGCAAACGCATGTGTTCAGAAACACGTGTGTCTGCCCACAGAGGCTGACGGTCACGCATTCACACGTTCAAAGtttcacacacacgtcagtTTGCTTGAGTTCATTGCATGAAGAGCTTTGATGATGTTTAGTgaatcagctgagactggaacgatggtgacacgtgtggtggtgatggtgacacgtgtggtgatggtgacacgtgtggtggtgatggtgacacgtgtggtggtgatggtgacacgtgtggtggtgatggtgacacgtgtggtggtgatggtgaccaCGAGTGCACGAGTGTATCTGGTCAGTGTACGTCATGTGGTCTGTGTGTTCTGCCCTctgggtggtgatggtgacacgtgtggtggtgatggtgacacgtgtggtggtgatggtgacacgtgtggtggtgatggtgacacgtgtggtgatggtgacacgtgtggtggtgatggtgacacgtgtggtgatggtgacatgtgtggtggtgatggtgacacgtgtggtggtgatggtgacacgtgtggtggtgatggtgacacgtgtggTCTTGATGGTGACACGTCTGGTCgtgatggtgacacgtgtggttgtgatggtgacacgtgtggTCATGATGGTGACACGTCTGGTCGTGATGGTGACACGTATGGTGATGGTAACACGTGTGGTCGTGATGGTGACAtgtgtggtggtgatggtgacacgtgtggtggtgatggtgacacgtgtggTCTTGATGGTGACACGTCTGGTCgtgatggtgacacgtgtggTTGTGATGGTGACACGTTTGGTCATGATGGTGACACGTCTGGTCGTCATGGTGACACGTATGGTGATGGTAACACGTGTGGTCGTGATGGTGACAtgtgtggtggtgatggtgacacgtgtgatcgtgatggtgacacgtgtggtggtgatggtgacacgtgtgatcgtgatggtgacacgtgtggtggtgatggtgacacgtgtggtcgtgatggtgacacgtgtggTCGTGATGGTGACacttgtggtggtgatggtgacacgtgtggtcgtgatggtgacacgtgtggtgatgatggtgacacgtgtggtggtgatggtgacacaTGTGGTCgtgatggtgacacgtgtggtcatgatggtgacacgtgtggtcgtgatggtgacacgtgtggtcgtgatggtgacacgtgtggtcgtgatggtgacacgtgtggTCGTGATGGTGACacttgtggtggtgatggtgacacgtgtggtcgtgatggtgacacgtgtggtgatgatggtgacacgtgtggTGGTGAGGGTGACACATGTGGTCGTGATGGTGACACATGTGGTCAtgatggtgacacgtgtggtcgtgatggtgacacgtgtggtcgtgatggtgacacgtgtggtcgtgatggtgacacgtgtggtcgtgatggtgacacgtgtggtcgtgatggtgacacgtgtggtcgtgatggtgacacgtgtggtcgtgatggtgacacgtgtggtcgtgatggtgacacgtgtggtcgtgatggtgacacgtgtggtcgtgatggtgacacgtgtggTCGTGATGGTGACACATGTGGTCGTGAGCAGCTGTGCTCTGCTCTCACACTGAAAACAGAGTTTAGACATTCTTAAACTTCAACTATGCTGAGAGTTTCTGTAACTTTTGATTTAATGTCGTGTCAAATGGTAAAACTAAACGTTGAGGAGCATGGCTTCATCCAGTTGTTTCTACATAATCTGGTTATATACCAACACAgtgtgttgtattttatttactgagTCCTTTTCAAGCGTTAATGCTGCGATctggcacacacacgttcaggaGCGTTTCAAATCCAGGagggaaaataaacagaaagcTCTCCACTGATGCCAGAGCTTATTTCTGAATAATACATTTCCATtttgcagcacaaacaaaacaatctagCGGTAATTAAAGAGGGAAGATTGCCAGTGAAAACACGTTAGATGACTCTAAACATTTGCTCGTTTTCATTGTCTTTCCTCTGCACATACGAGTGGGGCGTCACAGATAAATGGTGACACGACCACGCCACGCTTCACGTCCAGTATTTCAGCCTCTGACAGTTTCACTCTTCACATTTGCTTTTTATAAAATTCTGTGAAAAATTTTAGCGTTTCTCACTCCACTGATTACTGGTAAGTCTTGTAGAAAGACGGTGGGAACATTTTATTATGAAAGCAGTTTGCAGCTACATGGATTCAGCTGAAactttgggggaggggggctgaaAGCTGGTCTCTCCTTCCTCAAAATGATATTCATGGAGAATTTAAAGCAGGATAGATTGGAGTTTGTGCCAGTATGAAGCTGTGCAAACATAGATTTAAACCCCCACCTCTCCAGGAGATATAAGGACACGATGATCATGTTGTTCAGTGTTTGGACCAATCATCATTGAGCtcttcaaaatgaaataatcacTGAATATAGACCAAAGAGAGAAAACTAAAGTGAATATAATGTGTCTAAACTGTATTTGTATGCCTGCAGCCCCCCAGTGCTTTTAGAACAACAGGTGTTTGTCCAAGCAGATCAATAACATGTGACTCATTTACAGCCATCATACCTGCAGCAGCActatatgctgatgatgtgcTACTGTTTAGCAGgcatgctaacgttagcgtaTGTACTAACACTGAGTAAAGCTGAATGTCTTCATCGTAGCGCTGCTAGCAGTCAGCCAGTGTTAACCTCACCCCCCTGGCACCGTCTTGGGCACCATCACCCAGAATGCCGTGTGTTTGGCCAGGCAGTACTTCTCGCATAAGCAAATTGCTTCAAACTTTTTATTTCCTACAGTTTTACACACGACATCAGTGAGCAGTATAGTGGAGagcaaaataattattttcaataGAAGTGCATTTAAACGGAATTGGAACACCACCCTTAGGCAGAGGCAGAGGGGAGGAGTTTGTGGAAGCAGGTGATTCCTTCAGGTGGATGCAGGATGGAATAACATTAAAACAGGTGTAAACAGTGGAACAGGTGACAGCTCCGCCCTCCACAAGCCACGCCCAGCCTCCTCGTTGGTGACCTGATCACACCGGTAGGTCCTCCCCTTCTCTTCCAGCGTCACCTTTGACCCTGGCAGCTTCTCAGGAAGCTGTTGTACTTCCTCCCTGACATCAAACAGCCGTCATTTTACCTGAGGATCGTCTTTAAAGGTGTGTCCATATAAACTTAATGTTACTGTAACTATTAGAGACACTCTTCAGTCATGTTCTTATCCACTTCTGCTTTcccgggtcacgggggttgctgaaCCCTATCTCAGCGGGTGGGAgtcaggggacactctgggtgtgatgccagtgcactgtggagccacataaACGACAAACAACCACTCGTGTCTTcagacaatttggaactgaccaaTCTGGttgaagtgcatgtttctggtggtgggaggaacacgcagacacggagaaaacatgcaaacttttCCCAGAACAGGACTCACACCCACTGGTTTTATGTCCAAATAAATAACAGTAACAGAAGTATTCAGGTCCTTAAGTAAAATAACTAACCCTGGCATCACGCCCGGAGTATACCCTGCTTCACGCCCCGTCCTCTGAGATAAGCTCTAATAACCCTGTGACCTctgacagcagaagaagcgggTCCTGGAGGTGAGTCAATGAGTAATACCAGCTTCTTCAGTAAACATGTAGGTCTCAGGAGTCTGTGGAGAACGGTAACGAGTGAATTTATTGccaccacaagacatacactacactaacagacacatgtagcattaacaggacatatactaaaaaaattaaaataaaaatatgaacagtataaaaattaaattaaattaagttaaatccatttaaccgcgtgctgacctccccacctcccccccgctcctcctgagagagtcattgtaccccctgatggcacggggcacgaaggaggacccccagttccgaagcacaggctcggaggagtcttggggagaccttatccgatccagccgccttatagggacggagcctcctcagcgttgtcgtcaccaggtctgcagtgatgacggtctcagtcgtggtgggagcaggaggtcgtggcaaggttggaagtccagtggttgaggtggggccgttgagattcgcagctcttggagtgggctttggagaagtggcaggggcaggggtggaaggagaagtggaaggggtggaaggagaggaagcacaggaggagggagcatcagtggagcggtctgtagggccaggagaggcctgggacgaggagccaggagtggtgggggagctgaactatttgaaaaagctgttaagttcattcgctcgttcactgttccctccacagtgctgcgccctttcccgtgtccggtgatggttctcatcccattccagacctcctgcacctggttgcaccccagctgcttttccagcttcctcccgtacgcCTCCTCGGCCTCCCTCAGACAGAGtcccacttcctgctgggccttcctcatctcctccttgttcttgctcctgaaAGCCCACTTctttctgttcaggacagccttgacttccttggttacccatggtttgttgttggggtaacacctgactgtcctgacaggggccacggtgtccacacagaagttcatgtagtctgtaaaacactgagctgccccctcaatgtcctccccatgtgagcccacaataacatcccagtcggtggtctggaagcagttcctcagcatctcctctgcttccagggaccacctcctgacctgtcgtgttgttgctggcagccgtttcaccagcgggatgtaggtgagctgtaggtacactaggttatggtctgatttacctagtggggggagggggggtggcggtgtatgcctccttagcattagcgtagaacagatcaatggttctgttcttccatgtggggcagtctacacactggaccattgtggggagagatgagtccaaggtgacgtggttaaagtcaccagtgataatgacgagcacctccgggtgccgggtccgatgagcagaggtggtcccacagatggtctctcgtgccgtctcagggtccgcccgagGAGGGacgtagacggcgaggacaataacgtgtgaagATTCACGctccaggtagtagggtctgatgctaacagctgttagctccagatcacGGTCGCTCCAGTAATCTGTTCAGACTCACTTCAGAT
The Antennarius striatus isolate MH-2024 chromosome 10, ASM4005453v1, whole genome shotgun sequence genome window above contains:
- the LOC137602417 gene encoding zonadhesin-like → MTTCVTITTTCVTLTTTRVTIITTRVTITTTRVTITTTSVTITTTRVTITTTRVTITTTRVTITTTRVTIMTTRVTITTTCVTITTTRVTIITTRVTITTTRVTITTTSVTITTTRVTITTTRVTITTTRVTITITRVTITTTRVTITITRVTITTTHVTITTTRVTITIRVTMTTRRVTIMTKRVTITTTRVTITTRRVTIKTTRVTITTTRVTITTTHVTITTTRVTITIRVTITTRRVTIMTTRVTITTTRVTITTRRVTIKTTRVTITTTRVTITTTRVTITTTHVLRLPSKNMQLE